In Massilia antarctica, the following are encoded in one genomic region:
- the rtcA gene encoding RNA 3'-terminal phosphate cyclase: protein MIELDGAVGEGGGQILRSALTLSMITGQAFCIKNIRAGRKKPGLLRQHLVAVQAATQISDATVTGAQLGSQTLVFAPKAIKGGDYQFAIGSAGSCTLVLQTVMLALLHADGPSTVRVSGGTHNPMAPPAQFLQRAYIPLLRKMGADIDIELLRSGFYPAGGGCVVATIAPCPQLRQLTLMERGARVEGYAEGIVAGLPASIALRELECVGLGMNWTGDQLRMRGLPGEQGPGNALLITLEYEHATEVFCAFGEKMVRAETVAKDAMHEARRYIASQAAVGEHLADQLMLPMALAGGGSFTADVISQHAITNAEVIGRFLPVAITLEEGEQRSTCTVRATA from the coding sequence ATGATTGAATTAGATGGCGCCGTCGGCGAAGGCGGCGGGCAAATTCTGCGTAGCGCGCTGACCTTGTCCATGATTACCGGCCAGGCGTTTTGCATCAAAAATATCCGGGCAGGGCGCAAGAAGCCCGGGCTGCTGCGCCAGCATCTGGTGGCGGTGCAGGCAGCGACGCAGATCAGTGATGCCACGGTCACCGGGGCGCAACTGGGTTCGCAGACCTTGGTTTTTGCGCCGAAGGCGATCAAGGGCGGCGATTACCAGTTCGCGATCGGTTCGGCGGGCAGCTGCACCTTGGTGCTGCAAACGGTGATGCTGGCATTGCTGCATGCGGACGGGCCGTCGACGGTGCGCGTCAGCGGCGGCACCCATAATCCGATGGCGCCGCCGGCGCAGTTCCTCCAGCGCGCCTATATTCCGTTGCTGCGCAAGATGGGTGCCGATATCGATATCGAGCTGCTGCGCTCCGGGTTTTACCCGGCCGGCGGCGGCTGCGTCGTGGCGACGATCGCTCCCTGCCCACAATTGCGGCAGTTGACGCTGATGGAGCGCGGTGCCCGCGTTGAGGGATATGCCGAAGGGATCGTGGCAGGCTTGCCCGCGTCGATTGCGCTGCGCGAACTGGAATGCGTCGGCCTGGGGATGAACTGGACCGGCGATCAACTGCGCATGCGTGGATTGCCGGGCGAGCAGGGGCCGGGGAATGCCTTGCTCATTACCCTGGAATACGAGCACGCGACCGAGGTGTTTTGCGCTTTTGGCGAAAAAATGGTCCGGGCCGAGACCGTCGCCAAGGATGCCATGCATGAAGCGCGCCGCTATATCGCCTCCCAGGCGGCGGTCGGCGAACACCTGGCGGACCAGCTGATGCTGCCCATGGCGCTGGCCGGCGGGGGCAGTTTTACCGCAGACGTGATCTCGCAGCATGCCATCACCAATGCGGAGGTCATCGGCCGTTTTCTGCCGGTTGCCATCACCTTGGAAGAGGGCGAGCAGCGCAGTACCTGTACCGTTCGTGCGACGGCATGA